The proteins below come from a single Methanobacterium formicicum DSM 3637 genomic window:
- the thsA gene encoding thermosome subunit alpha, producing MPEGSSRVLGRDAQRMNIMAGKVLAETVRTTLGPKGMDKMLVDGMGDIVVTNDGVTILKEMDIEHPAAKMLVEVAKTQEDEVGDGTTTAVIIAGELLKKAEDLLDQEIHPTTLVMGYRKAAAKAQEMLNQIAIDASDRETLQMVAMTAMTGKGTEKAREPLAELIVDAVLQVEEDGEVDADQINIHRIQGATVHDSQIVNGVVIDKSRAINSMPKDLTDASIALLKYPIEVKDLETDAKIKLTDPAQMQAFIEQEEQMVKDMVDKVVASGADVIFCQKGIDDLAQHLLAKAGILAVKRVRKSDMERIGKATGAQVVTNIEELSADDLGHAGHVYEKKIFDEVLIFVEECEEPKAVSIILRGSTRHVAEEVERAVEDAIGVVSATVEDGQVVAGGGAPEIAIARGLKDYADTISGREQLAIAAFAEALEVVPKTLAENAGLDQIDALVDLRAAHEENFYMGLDVFKGEVTNMKDAQVIEPKRVKKQAIQSAAEAAEMILRIDDMIASTGSSEPDMGGMEGMGGMPGGMPPMM from the coding sequence ATGCCTGAGGGCTCTTCTAGAGTTTTAGGCCGAGATGCTCAAAGAATGAACATAATGGCTGGAAAAGTTTTAGCTGAAACCGTTAGAACCACTCTAGGTCCCAAAGGAATGGACAAGATGTTGGTGGATGGTATGGGAGACATCGTAGTAACCAACGATGGAGTAACCATCCTCAAAGAAATGGACATTGAACACCCCGCTGCTAAAATGCTGGTGGAAGTAGCTAAAACCCAGGAAGATGAAGTGGGAGATGGAACCACCACTGCAGTCATCATTGCTGGGGAATTACTCAAAAAAGCAGAAGATCTTCTGGACCAGGAAATACACCCCACCACACTGGTAATGGGATACCGTAAAGCAGCAGCAAAAGCACAGGAAATGTTAAACCAGATAGCTATTGATGCCAGTGACCGTGAAACCCTCCAAATGGTAGCTATGACTGCCATGACTGGTAAAGGAACCGAAAAAGCAAGGGAGCCACTGGCAGAACTGATAGTTGATGCAGTGCTCCAGGTGGAAGAAGATGGTGAAGTTGACGCTGACCAGATTAACATACACAGGATACAGGGCGCAACAGTCCATGACTCACAGATCGTCAACGGAGTGGTTATTGACAAAAGCAGAGCAATCAATTCCATGCCTAAGGACTTAACTGATGCCAGCATTGCTCTTTTAAAATACCCAATAGAAGTTAAAGACCTGGAAACTGATGCCAAGATCAAACTCACCGACCCAGCCCAGATGCAGGCATTCATAGAACAGGAAGAACAGATGGTAAAGGACATGGTGGACAAAGTTGTTGCCAGCGGAGCCGATGTCATCTTCTGTCAGAAAGGAATCGACGACCTGGCCCAGCATTTACTGGCCAAAGCTGGAATCCTGGCAGTTAAAAGAGTACGTAAATCCGACATGGAACGCATTGGAAAAGCAACCGGAGCTCAGGTTGTAACCAACATCGAAGAACTTTCTGCCGATGACCTGGGACACGCAGGACACGTTTACGAGAAAAAAATATTCGACGAAGTTCTCATATTCGTGGAAGAGTGCGAAGAACCCAAAGCAGTTTCCATCATCCTCAGGGGCAGTACCCGACATGTAGCCGAAGAAGTGGAAAGAGCAGTAGAAGATGCCATAGGTGTAGTTTCTGCCACAGTGGAAGACGGTCAGGTAGTAGCTGGTGGAGGAGCACCAGAAATAGCCATAGCCCGAGGTCTCAAAGATTACGCTGACACCATCAGTGGAAGAGAACAGCTGGCAATAGCAGCCTTTGCTGAAGCCCTAGAAGTAGTGCCTAAAACCCTGGCAGAAAATGCAGGACTCGACCAGATCGATGCACTGGTGGACCTGCGAGCAGCCCACGAAGAAAACTTCTACATGGGACTGGACGTATTCAAAGGTGAAGTCACCAACATGAAAGACGCTCAGGTTATTGAACCTAAACGGGTTAAAAAACAGGCCATACAGTCTGCTGCAGAAGCCGCAGAAATGATCCTGCGTATTGACGACATGATCGCCTCTACCGGAAGCAGCGAACCTGACATGGGTGGAATGGAAGGTATGGGTGGAATGCCTGGTGGAATGCCACCAATGATGTAA
- a CDS encoding metal-dependent transcriptional regulator, with protein MSSEKTLSENAEEYLEVLYKLSLKERPVKTTNISKMLNISPASVTQMLKKFEKEGYVDYSPYKGVTLTEEGYKIASNITRKHRLLERFLHDVLKIKKEKVHDQACEMEHVLSDDAERALCHLLKNPDECPDDEELIPVCDFKFETCEECRRRKQEEVNQVGKRDKNLVSLTNMKKNEKGKVSFIRGDYKIIRRLMDMGITMGAQVSVMEVAPFKGPVELLVRGSNLALGRDIAKNVFVEIIRDNTSTSGGALSYG; from the coding sequence ATGTCTTCTGAAAAAACTTTAAGTGAAAATGCAGAGGAATATCTAGAAGTTCTATATAAACTCTCATTAAAGGAACGTCCAGTTAAAACTACCAATATATCAAAAATGCTCAATATATCCCCGGCTAGTGTAACTCAGATGTTAAAAAAATTTGAAAAAGAAGGTTACGTTGATTACTCACCCTATAAGGGTGTCACTCTTACTGAGGAAGGATATAAAATTGCTTCCAACATCACCAGAAAGCACAGACTTCTGGAGAGATTCCTGCACGATGTGCTTAAAATAAAGAAAGAAAAAGTTCATGATCAGGCCTGTGAAATGGAACACGTGCTATCCGATGATGCTGAACGTGCATTATGCCACCTCCTGAAAAATCCTGATGAATGTCCTGATGATGAGGAATTGATACCAGTTTGTGACTTCAAATTTGAAACCTGTGAAGAATGCCGCAGGCGCAAGCAGGAAGAAGTCAACCAGGTGGGGAAACGTGATAAAAACCTGGTTTCTCTTACCAACATGAAGAAAAATGAAAAGGGTAAAGTTTCATTCATCAGGGGTGATTATAAGATCATCCGTAGGTTAATGGATATGGGAATAACCATGGGTGCCCAGGTAAGTGTCATGGAAGTTGCTCCTTTCAAGGGACCAGTGGAATTACTGGTTCGCGGATCTAATCTGGCACTGGGAAGAGATATTGCTAAAAACGTTTTCGTGGAGATCATCAGGGACAACACATCCACCTCCGGAGGAGCATTATCATATGGTTAA
- the feoB gene encoding ferrous iron transport protein B gives MVKIPECIEKSEYEKTLSSPPDTNKISPQTGDITLALAGNANVGKSVIFNYLTGSDQVVGNWPGKTVDRAEGNFQFNGQNIHIIDLPGIYSFSTFSMEEIVSREYIAHEKPDVVINVLDASVLERNLFFTLQLIEMEVPMVVCVNQMDIARAKGFEIDTKKLEKALGVPVVPTVAIHGEGLQKLIKSAVNTAQNKKKAQMDLEYGGEVEKAVKQLQTFLESEKVELDYSNRWVAIKLLENDPEINKLVESKQNRAIQLANYLALELEQIHDEPSFSIIASERYSLANRIAAGAQKQTEYKITLSEKLDKFLIHPVYGYFTSAMVIIGLLIWTFIVGNFLSELITNAMSFFQPVDPTLSGPIFAVLWNGAFGGLVAGLTLIVPFVIPFYIMLAYIENSGLLTRVAFMMDSFMQKIGLHGKALIPLILGYGCSVPAIDSTKILETKRERLLAAFAITFAPCSARTIIILSLVAVFVSIWWALALYVLDIFIIFVMGKLALKAMPGERTGLIMEMHSLRLPSSSTIIKQTWNRVKSLAYLVFPVFIVGSALIQVFYVLGILGPISNFMAPLTVGWLGLPVFAGILLIVGIVRKEFVLLTLVSFVGTNLALALTPVQFIVLALIGMLYIPCLSTISILIREFGVKSASVICIANLVTAFVVGGIVAHLLPFVM, from the coding sequence ATGGTTAAAATTCCTGAATGTATTGAAAAATCTGAATATGAAAAAACCCTTTCATCCCCTCCGGATACAAATAAAATATCACCTCAAACCGGTGACATTACCCTAGCCCTGGCTGGGAATGCCAACGTTGGTAAAAGTGTTATTTTCAACTACTTAACTGGTTCAGACCAGGTAGTTGGGAACTGGCCAGGTAAGACTGTGGACCGTGCGGAGGGAAATTTTCAGTTCAATGGTCAGAATATTCACATCATTGATTTACCCGGAATATACTCATTTTCCACCTTTTCCATGGAAGAAATAGTTTCCAGGGAATACATTGCCCATGAAAAACCAGATGTGGTTATAAACGTTCTGGATGCATCTGTACTGGAGAGAAACCTTTTTTTTACATTACAACTAATTGAAATGGAAGTTCCAATGGTGGTCTGTGTTAACCAGATGGACATTGCCCGTGCAAAAGGATTTGAAATTGACACCAAAAAACTGGAAAAAGCACTGGGAGTTCCAGTGGTTCCCACTGTAGCCATACATGGTGAAGGTTTACAAAAACTCATAAAAAGTGCAGTTAACACTGCTCAGAATAAAAAAAAGGCCCAAATGGATTTGGAATACGGTGGTGAAGTTGAAAAAGCAGTAAAACAGCTTCAAACCTTTTTGGAATCAGAAAAAGTTGAACTGGACTATTCCAACCGTTGGGTGGCCATTAAACTTTTGGAAAATGATCCTGAAATAAATAAACTGGTTGAATCTAAACAAAATCGTGCCATTCAATTAGCCAATTACCTGGCCCTTGAACTGGAACAGATACATGATGAACCCTCCTTTTCCATCATTGCCTCAGAAAGGTATTCACTGGCAAACCGGATAGCTGCCGGAGCACAAAAGCAGACCGAATACAAAATTACCCTATCAGAAAAGCTGGATAAATTTCTCATACACCCAGTATACGGTTATTTCACATCAGCCATGGTAATAATAGGACTTTTAATCTGGACTTTCATTGTGGGAAATTTCCTCTCAGAACTGATCACCAATGCAATGAGCTTTTTCCAACCAGTAGATCCCACCTTATCTGGCCCCATATTTGCAGTACTATGGAACGGGGCGTTCGGAGGTTTGGTTGCTGGATTAACTTTGATAGTGCCCTTTGTGATTCCATTTTATATCATGCTAGCTTACATTGAAAATTCTGGGCTCCTAACCCGTGTGGCATTCATGATGGATAGTTTCATGCAAAAAATCGGCTTACATGGTAAGGCACTGATCCCTCTAATACTGGGTTATGGATGCAGTGTCCCGGCAATTGACAGTACTAAAATACTGGAAACTAAAAGAGAACGATTACTGGCAGCTTTTGCCATAACATTCGCTCCCTGCTCTGCTCGGACTATTATAATATTAAGCCTGGTGGCAGTTTTTGTAAGTATTTGGTGGGCTTTAGCCCTTTATGTCCTGGACATATTTATAATATTTGTAATGGGAAAACTGGCCCTTAAGGCAATGCCTGGTGAACGTACAGGACTCATCATGGAAATGCATTCCCTGAGGCTGCCTTCATCTTCAACAATTATTAAACAAACCTGGAATCGTGTAAAATCATTGGCATACCTGGTATTTCCTGTTTTCATCGTTGGAAGTGCTTTAATTCAGGTATTTTATGTTCTGGGTATACTGGGACCAATAAGTAATTTCATGGCACCTTTAACCGTGGGCTGGTTGGGACTTCCTGTATTTGCTGGAATCCTACTGATAGTGGGGATAGTACGTAAAGAATTTGTGCTGTTAACTCTGGTTTCATTCGTGGGTACTAACCTTGCCCTGGCATTGACTCCGGTGCAGTTCATTGTTCTGGCATTAATTGGAATGTTATACATTCCCTGTTTATCCACCATCAGCATACTCATCAGGGAATTTGGAGTGAAATCTGCTTCTGTTATTTGTATAGCAAATTTAGTCACAGCCTTTGTGGTAGGTGGAATTGTGGCTCATTTACTGCCTTTTGTCATGTGA
- the acs gene encoding acetate--CoA ligase → MVQDTSVLLDERRVFEPKEEIQKRAHVKNWEEELEKGRDLEKYWAEKAEQFEWFQKWDKVLDEDNKPFYQWFTGGKINLAYNAVDRWIETEKRNQVAILYINERGQEKKITFYELYIQVNKLANALKNLGVKKGDTVSMYLPMCPELLIAMLACNKIGAVHSVVYSGLSVGAFVERMNDAKVKVLFTADGTYRRGKIINLKSIADEAILQCPTIETIVVVNHTGTPIEISELSGRELFYERLVDGEPAYCEPEWMDSEDPLFILYTSGSTGKPKGVLHTTAGYMVGVATTLRNIFDIHENDLWWCTGDIGWITGHSYVIYGPLLLGTTTVVYEGAPDYPDPGVWWKIVEKYGVTKFYTAPTAIRHLMRFGTRYTNLYNLDSLRILGTVGEPINPEAWMWYYKNVGKENCPIMDTWWQTETGMHLISPLPVSNLKPGSATLPFPGIDADVVDEEGHPVPQGKGGYLVIKKPWPAMFRTLYNDKERFLDVYWKDIPGCIYRAGDMVRKDEDGYFWIQGRSDDVLKIAGHRIGSAEVESAFVGHPAVAETAVIGKSDPIKGEVIKAFIILREGYELKTQLIEELKKHVRYELGPVAVLGEIVQVDKLPKTRSGKIMRRILRAQEMGEDLGDTSTLEE, encoded by the coding sequence ATGGTACAAGATACATCAGTCCTTCTTGATGAGAGAAGGGTTTTCGAACCAAAAGAAGAGATTCAAAAAAGAGCCCACGTGAAAAATTGGGAAGAAGAGCTTGAAAAAGGCAGGGACCTGGAAAAATACTGGGCAGAAAAAGCTGAACAGTTCGAATGGTTCCAAAAATGGGACAAAGTCCTGGATGAGGATAACAAACCATTCTACCAGTGGTTCACAGGGGGGAAGATCAACCTGGCCTACAATGCCGTGGACCGATGGATCGAAACTGAAAAACGTAATCAGGTTGCAATTTTATACATTAACGAACGTGGACAGGAGAAAAAAATCACCTTCTACGAGCTCTACATCCAGGTGAACAAACTGGCCAACGCCCTTAAAAATTTAGGAGTTAAAAAAGGTGACACAGTCTCAATGTACCTTCCCATGTGTCCCGAGCTCCTGATTGCCATGCTGGCCTGTAACAAAATAGGAGCAGTGCACAGTGTGGTCTACTCAGGACTTAGTGTTGGTGCCTTTGTGGAACGTATGAATGATGCCAAGGTCAAAGTCCTCTTCACTGCAGATGGAACCTACCGCCGAGGAAAGATTATCAACCTAAAATCCATTGCTGATGAAGCAATACTGCAATGCCCCACCATTGAAACCATAGTGGTGGTTAACCACACCGGAACACCCATTGAAATATCAGAACTATCAGGAAGGGAACTCTTCTACGAAAGACTGGTAGATGGTGAACCTGCCTACTGTGAACCAGAATGGATGGATTCAGAGGACCCTCTCTTCATACTCTACACATCAGGCAGCACCGGAAAACCCAAAGGAGTACTGCACACCACTGCCGGTTACATGGTAGGTGTTGCCACCACCCTACGTAACATATTCGACATACACGAAAACGACCTCTGGTGGTGTACCGGGGACATTGGATGGATCACAGGACACAGCTATGTTATCTACGGACCATTACTCCTGGGAACCACCACCGTGGTATACGAAGGAGCACCAGACTACCCAGACCCAGGAGTGTGGTGGAAGATCGTGGAAAAATACGGAGTAACCAAGTTCTACACCGCACCAACAGCCATCAGGCACCTCATGAGATTCGGTACCCGTTACACCAACCTCTACAACCTGGATTCACTCCGCATCCTGGGAACAGTGGGAGAACCCATAAACCCAGAAGCATGGATGTGGTACTACAAAAACGTGGGAAAAGAAAACTGTCCAATAATGGACACCTGGTGGCAGACAGAAACCGGAATGCACCTCATATCTCCATTACCAGTTTCTAATTTAAAACCAGGATCAGCCACACTCCCCTTCCCTGGAATTGATGCTGATGTGGTGGATGAAGAAGGTCATCCTGTACCTCAGGGCAAAGGAGGATATCTGGTTATCAAAAAACCATGGCCCGCCATGTTCCGCACACTGTACAATGATAAGGAAAGATTCCTGGATGTATACTGGAAGGACATACCAGGATGCATCTACAGGGCAGGGGACATGGTTCGAAAAGACGAAGATGGATATTTCTGGATACAGGGACGTAGTGACGATGTTCTCAAGATAGCCGGCCACCGTATAGGTTCAGCAGAAGTTGAATCCGCCTTCGTAGGGCACCCTGCAGTTGCAGAAACCGCGGTTATTGGAAAATCAGACCCCATTAAGGGTGAAGTCATCAAGGCATTTATCATCCTCCGTGAGGGATACGAGCTCAAGACCCAGCTCATTGAAGAACTAAAAAAGCATGTTCGATATGAACTGGGACCAGTTGCAGTCCTGGGTGAAATCGTACAGGTGGATAAACTACCCAAAACCAGGAGTGGTAAAATAATGCGCAGGATACTCCGTGCCCAGGAAATGGGTGAGGATCTGGGTGATACTTCCACTCTGGAAGAATAA
- a CDS encoding acetate uptake transporter produces the protein MEENKKSVLIEDLTANPAPLGLLGFGLTTVLLNIHNAGFFPINSMILAMGIAYGGIAQIMACAMEYKKGNTFGMVAFGSYGLFWWSFVLLLILPKMGLAAAPDKLALASYLFMWGLFTLVMFIGTLKLSRGLQVVFLSLAVLFFLLALGDITGNATITLIAGYEGIFTGFTAVYVGLAQVLNETYGQDVLPT, from the coding sequence ATGGAAGAAAACAAAAAATCTGTCTTGATAGAGGATTTAACAGCCAATCCAGCACCTCTTGGACTACTGGGATTTGGTTTAACCACAGTCCTGTTAAACATACATAACGCAGGGTTTTTCCCAATTAACAGTATGATACTGGCCATGGGGATCGCTTATGGTGGAATTGCCCAGATAATGGCCTGTGCCATGGAGTACAAAAAGGGTAACACATTTGGAATGGTAGCTTTCGGTTCATACGGCCTTTTCTGGTGGAGTTTCGTACTTCTCTTGATCCTTCCCAAAATGGGTCTGGCTGCAGCACCAGATAAACTGGCACTGGCATCATATCTATTTATGTGGGGATTATTCACCCTGGTGATGTTTATTGGCACACTCAAACTTAGCCGTGGATTGCAGGTGGTCTTCCTATCTCTGGCAGTACTCTTCTTCCTACTGGCACTGGGAGATATAACAGGTAATGCTACCATAACCCTGATTGCAGGTTATGAAGGTATATTCACTGGTTTCACTGCAGTATACGTTGGACTGGCACAGGTTTTAAATGAAACCTATGGGCAGGATGTGTTACCTACATAA
- a CDS encoding tautomerase family protein, whose amino-acid sequence MCPLVKIEIRKGFSSEYKKSILDGVHQALVDALGIPDSDRFQRIYELDEEDFECPPDRTDAVTLIQITLFPGRSFDAKKKLYHDIVHNLGENPGIDGNDIIIILLEPPMENWGVRGGQPASEVDFGFKIDV is encoded by the coding sequence ATGTGTCCACTAGTTAAAATAGAAATTCGTAAAGGATTTTCCTCAGAATATAAAAAATCAATCTTAGATGGTGTGCACCAGGCACTGGTGGATGCACTTGGTATCCCGGATAGTGACCGTTTTCAAAGGATTTATGAACTGGATGAGGAGGATTTTGAGTGTCCACCTGATCGTACCGACGCTGTGACATTGATCCAGATTACATTGTTCCCAGGACGTTCCTTTGATGCTAAAAAGAAACTATACCATGATATTGTCCACAATCTAGGTGAAAATCCGGGTATTGATGGTAATGATATTATTATCATTCTTCTGGAGCCACCTATGGAAAACTGGGGTGTTCGCGGTGGGCAGCCAGCCAGTGAAGTGGATTTTGGATTTAAAATAGATGTTTAA
- a CDS encoding 4Fe-4S single cluster domain-containing protein — protein sequence MFLYVYKFLPYTIVEGPGERACIYVQGCSIGCEGCITPQSWQKRINQKINVKDIAETILHGPEIEGVTFSGGEPFEQAKALAKLGNILQKEGLSVVTFTGHVLENIRESSNVDWHDLLSVTDLLIDGPYMKDKFDLKRPWVGSSNQRYHFLTKRYQHIQSHINEIPNKIEIRLGNDGEIVVNGMIRQDDIKDLLDEI from the coding sequence ATGTTTCTGTATGTATACAAATTTTTGCCATACACCATTGTTGAAGGACCTGGTGAGCGTGCTTGTATTTATGTACAAGGATGTTCTATTGGATGTGAAGGATGTATTACACCACAAAGTTGGCAGAAAAGGATTAATCAAAAGATTAATGTGAAAGATATTGCAGAAACCATTCTGCATGGTCCTGAAATTGAAGGAGTTACATTTTCTGGCGGAGAACCATTTGAACAAGCTAAAGCTTTGGCAAAATTGGGCAATATCTTACAAAAGGAAGGTTTGTCCGTTGTCACTTTTACGGGTCATGTTTTAGAAAATATTAGAGAATCTTCAAATGTTGATTGGCACGATTTGCTATCTGTAACTGACCTGCTGATTGATGGTCCTTACATGAAAGATAAATTTGATCTCAAGCGTCCATGGGTGGGCTCATCTAATCAAAGATACCATTTTTTAACTAAACGTTATCAACATATTCAATCACATATCAATGAAATCCCCAATAAAATTGAAATTAGGCTGGGTAATGATGGTGAGATAGTTGTTAATGGAATGATTAGACAGGACGATATTAAAGATCTGTTGGATGAAATTTAA
- a CDS encoding helix-hairpin-helix domain-containing protein yields the protein MSRNSWELINSWWIALTFGFFVYINWIAFIYIGITAKNRRWILFGVIYLIPAILIQIFAPSAPEQGMIVETNSLLGIILTLLFVMGIISIIHAFYLRKEYLLRLKTLKEMRDNQFRQQIVEEYESNNANLSKTSKNSPKREESELDSGFVKDLTLKHLPTPIDINNDPEDSLAELPGVSLILAKKAVQLRQSGIYYESAEDFGMALGLKPHIVEKIKPFIIINPLNENQTLTEPEIKGRRIDI from the coding sequence ATGTCAAGAAATTCTTGGGAATTAATTAACTCATGGTGGATTGCATTAACATTTGGCTTTTTTGTATATATAAATTGGATAGCTTTTATTTACATAGGAATAACTGCAAAAAACCGTCGTTGGATTCTCTTTGGTGTAATCTATTTAATTCCAGCCATACTTATCCAGATTTTTGCACCATCTGCACCAGAACAAGGCATGATAGTTGAAACAAATTCATTATTAGGGATTATTTTAACCCTACTATTTGTAATGGGTATTATTTCAATTATTCATGCATTTTATTTACGTAAAGAATATTTACTCCGTTTAAAAACATTGAAAGAAATGAGGGATAATCAGTTCAGGCAACAGATCGTTGAAGAATATGAATCAAACAATGCAAATTTGTCAAAAACCTCCAAAAATTCTCCTAAGAGAGAAGAAAGTGAATTAGACTCTGGATTTGTAAAAGATTTAACATTAAAACATCTTCCAACTCCTATAGACATCAATAATGATCCTGAAGATTCTCTTGCTGAACTTCCAGGTGTTAGTTTGATTTTAGCCAAAAAGGCGGTTCAATTACGCCAATCTGGAATTTATTATGAGTCGGCTGAAGATTTTGGCATGGCTTTAGGTCTTAAACCCCACATAGTGGAAAAAATAAAACCATTTATAATCATAAACCCATTAAATGAAAATCAAACATTGACAGAACCTGAGATTAAGGGTCGTAGGATTGATATTTAA
- a CDS encoding DUF2997 domain-containing protein, with amino-acid sequence MKKTVKIEIFSDGTIQAETKGIKGKKCMDYMKILEEILEAETVDSDHTPEYFEKENIQNRNIEKQKNQ; translated from the coding sequence ATGAAAAAAACAGTTAAAATTGAAATTTTCAGTGACGGTACTATTCAAGCAGAAACTAAGGGAATAAAAGGTAAAAAATGCATGGATTATATGAAAATATTAGAGGAAATACTGGAAGCCGAAACTGTAGATTCTGATCATACCCCAGAATATTTTGAAAAAGAAAATATACAAAACCGAAATATTGAGAAACAGAAAAATCAGTAA